The following coding sequences lie in one Flavobacterium cyclinae genomic window:
- a CDS encoding NAD(P)/FAD-dependent oxidoreductase, giving the protein MIQTDILIIGAGPTGLFAVFEAGLLQLKCHIIDALPQPGGQLAELYPKKPIFDIPGYPSVLAGDLVTNLMEQIKQFQPGFTLAETAETIDKLEDGTFIVTTNKGTKHHAKAVAIAGGLGTFEPRKPTIENISFYEEKGVEYFVKDPEMFRNKEIVIAGGGDSALDWSIFLSNVAKKVTLVHRRNEFRGALDSVEKVQELKKEGKINLVTPAEVVGIQGENHVESITLDKDGVLEQFKTDYFIPLFGLTPKLGPIANWGFEIEKNAIKVNNALDYQTNIDGIYAIGDVNIYPGKLKLILCGFHEATLMCQSVYNRINPGKRYVLKYTTVSGVDGFDGTRKEAEKAVVKSID; this is encoded by the coding sequence ATGATTCAAACCGATATATTAATTATTGGCGCTGGTCCTACAGGACTTTTTGCGGTTTTCGAAGCCGGACTTTTACAACTAAAATGTCATATTATTGATGCTTTGCCACAGCCAGGCGGACAATTAGCAGAATTATATCCTAAAAAACCTATCTTCGATATTCCTGGTTATCCTTCCGTTTTAGCTGGAGATTTGGTAACGAATTTGATGGAACAAATCAAACAGTTTCAACCTGGATTTACCTTAGCTGAAACGGCTGAAACGATTGATAAATTAGAAGACGGTACTTTTATTGTAACTACAAATAAAGGAACAAAACATCATGCTAAGGCAGTTGCTATTGCAGGAGGTTTGGGAACTTTTGAACCAAGAAAACCAACAATTGAAAATATTTCATTTTACGAAGAAAAAGGGGTTGAATATTTTGTAAAAGATCCTGAAATGTTCCGAAATAAAGAAATAGTTATTGCCGGTGGAGGAGATTCAGCTTTGGATTGGAGTATTTTTCTTTCTAATGTTGCTAAAAAAGTAACTTTGGTTCATAGAAGAAATGAATTCAGAGGCGCTTTAGATTCGGTTGAAAAAGTACAAGAATTAAAAAAAGAAGGTAAAATTAATCTAGTTACTCCTGCTGAGGTAGTAGGGATACAAGGTGAAAATCACGTTGAAAGTATTACACTTGATAAAGATGGTGTTTTAGAACAATTTAAAACGGATTATTTCATTCCACTATTCGGATTGACGCCAAAGTTAGGACCAATTGCTAACTGGGGATTTGAAATCGAAAAGAACGCTATCAAAGTAAATAACGCATTAGATTATCAAACCAACATCGACGGAATTTACGCTATTGGTGATGTAAATATTTATCCAGGAAAATTAAAATTGATTTTATGTGGTTTCCACGAAGCTACTTTAATGTGTCAAAGTGTTTATAATAGAATTAATCCAGGAAAACGTTATGTACTAAAATATACGACCGTTTCTGGAGTTGATGGTTTTGATGGAACAAGAAAAGAAGCTGAAAAAGCAGTTGTAAAATCGATTGATTAA
- a CDS encoding 2Fe-2S iron-sulfur cluster-binding protein encodes MPQDVTIFITDRNGVKHEVLAPTDMNMNIMELIRSYELAEEGTVGVCGGMAMCASCQCYVLNNVVSLERNPDEEAMLWEAYHVKDNSRLGCQIPITEDLEGLEIEIAPEQ; translated from the coding sequence ATGCCACAAGACGTAACCATTTTTATAACCGACAGAAACGGAGTTAAACACGAAGTATTAGCGCCAACCGACATGAACATGAACATCATGGAGTTAATTCGTTCGTATGAATTAGCAGAAGAAGGAACTGTTGGTGTTTGTGGTGGAATGGCGATGTGTGCATCTTGTCAGTGTTATGTTTTAAACAATGTAGTGTCTTTAGAACGCAATCCTGATGAAGAAGCTATGCTTTGGGAAGCCTACCATGTAAAAGATAATTCTAGATTAGGTTGCCAAATTCCAATCACAGAAGATTTAGAAGGATTGGAAATTGAAATAGCACCAGAACAATAA
- a CDS encoding DUF3050 domain-containing protein has product MNIETINQKIQIQKEQLLNHSLYNKVKTIEDLHCFLENHIYAVWDFMSLLKALQNKLTCTTTPWLPVGNPEIRYLINEIVVAEETDLSIDGKRQSHYEMYLDAMTQCGASTEQVNAFLDNVEETKNIFVSIKQSDLHPNVKAFLDFTFRVIEQGKPHEIAAAFTFGREDLIPNMFTEILKNFHQNFPETDLSKLIYYFERHIELDADEHGPMAMQMITELCGDSEQNWREVEEISVLALEKRIGLWNAIEEQVELKHELV; this is encoded by the coding sequence ATGAACATAGAAACTATAAACCAAAAAATTCAAATCCAGAAAGAACAATTATTAAATCATTCGTTGTACAATAAAGTAAAAACGATTGAGGATTTACATTGTTTTTTAGAAAACCACATATATGCGGTTTGGGATTTCATGTCGTTATTAAAAGCCTTACAAAATAAGTTAACTTGCACTACAACTCCGTGGTTACCTGTTGGGAATCCTGAAATTCGTTATTTAATTAATGAAATTGTTGTAGCCGAAGAGACCGATTTATCTATTGACGGAAAGCGTCAAAGTCACTATGAAATGTATTTGGATGCAATGACTCAATGTGGCGCTTCAACGGAGCAGGTAAATGCATTTTTAGATAATGTAGAAGAAACGAAAAACATTTTTGTATCCATTAAACAAAGTGATTTACATCCGAATGTGAAAGCGTTTTTAGATTTCACTTTTAGAGTAATTGAACAAGGAAAACCACATGAAATTGCGGCTGCTTTTACTTTTGGAAGAGAAGATTTGATTCCGAATATGTTTACAGAAATCTTGAAAAATTTTCATCAGAATTTCCCAGAAACCGATTTATCAAAGCTAATTTATTATTTCGAAAGACATATAGAATTAGACGCCGACGAGCACGGACCAATGGCGATGCAAATGATAACAGAACTTTGTGGCGATTCAGAACAAAATTGGAGAGAAGTAGAAGAAATTTCCGTTTTAGCGTTAGAAAAAAGAATCGGGCTTTGGAATGCTATTGAAGAGCAAGTGGAATTAAAACATGAATTAGTATAA
- a CDS encoding acyl-CoA dehydrogenase family protein — protein MRPDLFQSPDYYLLDELLSDEHKMVRDAARAWVKKEVSPIIEEYAQRAEFPKQIVKGLGEIGGFGPYIPVEYGGAGLDQISYGLIMQEIERGDSGVRSTSSVQSSLVMYPIWKYGNEEQRMKYLPKLATGEMIGCFGLTEPDYGSNPGGMVTNFKDMGDHYLLNGAKMWISNAPFADIAVVWAKNEEGRIHGLIVERGMEGFSTPETHNKWSLRASATGELIFDNVKVPKENLLPNKSGLGAPLGCLDSARYGIAWGAIGAAMDCYDTALRYSKERIQFDKPIGATQLQQKKLAEMITEITKAQLLTWRLGVLRNEGKATSAQISMAKRNNVDMALTIARDARQMLGGMGITGEYSIMRHMMNLESVVTYEGTHDIHLLITGMDVTGFPAFK, from the coding sequence ATGAGACCAGACTTATTTCAATCTCCAGATTATTATTTATTAGACGAATTATTATCTGACGAACATAAAATGGTACGTGATGCCGCACGTGCTTGGGTAAAAAAAGAAGTATCTCCAATTATTGAAGAATACGCACAAAGAGCAGAATTTCCAAAACAAATCGTAAAAGGTTTAGGAGAAATTGGAGGATTTGGTCCGTATATTCCAGTGGAATATGGTGGTGCTGGATTAGATCAAATTTCGTATGGATTAATCATGCAAGAAATTGAAAGAGGAGATTCGGGTGTACGTTCTACTTCATCGGTTCAATCTTCATTAGTAATGTATCCAATTTGGAAATACGGAAACGAAGAACAAAGAATGAAATATTTACCAAAATTAGCCACAGGAGAAATGATTGGTTGTTTCGGTTTAACTGAGCCAGATTACGGTTCAAATCCAGGTGGAATGGTAACTAATTTTAAAGATATGGGCGATCATTATCTTTTAAATGGTGCTAAAATGTGGATTTCGAATGCGCCTTTTGCTGACATTGCAGTGGTTTGGGCTAAAAACGAAGAAGGAAGAATTCACGGATTAATCGTGGAAAGAGGAATGGAAGGTTTTTCAACCCCAGAAACTCACAATAAATGGTCGTTAAGAGCTTCAGCTACTGGAGAGCTTATTTTTGACAACGTAAAAGTTCCAAAAGAAAACTTATTACCAAACAAGTCGGGATTAGGAGCACCACTAGGATGTTTAGATTCGGCACGTTATGGAATTGCTTGGGGAGCGATTGGAGCAGCTATGGATTGTTACGATACGGCATTACGTTATTCAAAAGAAAGAATCCAATTTGACAAACCAATTGGAGCAACTCAATTACAACAAAAGAAATTAGCTGAAATGATTACTGAAATCACAAAAGCACAATTATTAACTTGGAGATTGGGTGTTTTAAGAAACGAAGGAAAAGCTACTTCAGCTCAAATTTCGATGGCAAAAAGAAACAACGTTGATATGGCGTTAACTATTGCTCGTGATGCACGTCAAATGTTAGGAGGAATGGGAATTACAGGTGAATATTCTATCATGAGACACATGATGAATTTAGAATCTGTAGTGACTTACGAAGGTACACATGACATCCATTTATTGATTACTGGTATGGACGTAACAGGTTTCCCAGCATTCAAATAA
- a CDS encoding tRNA1(Val) (adenine(37)-N6)-methyltransferase: protein MFKFKQFSVNQDRCAMKIGTDGVLLGAWTPLINNPYNVLDIGAGTGILSLMLAQRSNAEQIDAIEIDEDAYEQCVENFEASPWSDKLFCFHAGLDEFVDEPEDEYDLIISNPPFYTDDYKSDNVSRDLARFEDALPFEELIEAAALLLSDNGIFSVIIPFKEEERFISMCKELDLLPLKITRVKGTPTSEIKRSLLAFCRMEQTPLIDELVIEISRHNYTPEYIELTKEFYLKM from the coding sequence TTGTTCAAATTCAAACAATTTTCTGTTAATCAAGATCGTTGTGCTATGAAAATTGGCACGGATGGTGTTTTACTTGGCGCTTGGACTCCGTTAATTAACAATCCATACAATGTTTTAGATATTGGTGCAGGAACTGGAATTTTATCCTTGATGTTGGCACAAAGGAGCAATGCCGAACAAATTGATGCGATTGAAATTGACGAAGATGCTTACGAACAATGTGTTGAAAATTTTGAAGCTTCGCCTTGGAGTGATAAATTATTTTGTTTTCATGCGGGTTTGGATGAGTTTGTAGACGAACCTGAAGATGAATACGATTTGATTATTTCCAATCCGCCTTTTTATACCGATGATTACAAATCAGATAATGTTTCGAGAGACTTAGCACGTTTTGAAGACGCTTTACCTTTTGAAGAATTGATTGAAGCGGCTGCTTTATTACTTTCGGATAACGGGATTTTTTCTGTAATTATTCCTTTTAAAGAAGAAGAACGTTTTATTTCAATGTGTAAAGAATTGGATCTATTACCGCTAAAAATTACTCGTGTAAAAGGAACTCCAACATCAGAAATCAAAAGAAGTTTATTGGCTTTTTGCAGAATGGAACAAACTCCTTTGATTGATGAGTTAGTTATTGAAATTTCTAGGCATAATTATACTCCTGAATACATCGAATTGACGAAAGAATTCTACTTAAAGATGTAA
- the rimM gene encoding ribosome maturation factor RimM (Essential for efficient processing of 16S rRNA), translating into MRKEECFYLGKIAKKFSFKGEVLAYLDTDEPELYQNLESVFVEINKSLVPFFIESSSLHKEKFLRIRFEDIQTEEEADEIMGSELYLPLTMLPKLEGTQFYYHEVIGFDVLDTRLGSIGKITAINDSGAQPLFEIDKNGTEILIPLIDDFIIALDRANKTITLETPEGLVDLYLQ; encoded by the coding sequence ATGCGTAAAGAAGAATGTTTCTATTTAGGTAAAATCGCGAAAAAATTTAGTTTCAAAGGGGAAGTATTGGCGTATTTAGACACCGACGAACCCGAATTGTATCAAAATTTGGAATCAGTTTTTGTTGAAATCAACAAAAGTCTGGTTCCATTTTTTATTGAAAGTAGTTCGCTTCACAAAGAAAAATTCTTACGTATCCGATTTGAAGACATTCAAACCGAAGAAGAAGCAGACGAAATTATGGGAAGCGAATTATACCTTCCGCTTACTATGTTACCTAAACTTGAAGGAACCCAATTTTACTATCACGAAGTTATTGGTTTCGATGTATTAGATACTCGTCTAGGCAGTATTGGAAAAATTACTGCTATAAATGATAGTGGCGCTCAACCCCTTTTTGAAATCGATAAAAACGGAACTGAAATTTTAATTCCGCTTATTGATGATTTTATTATTGCACTTGACAGAGCTAACAAAACCATTACTTTAGAAACGCCTGAAGGTTTGGTTGACCTTTATTTACAGTAG
- a CDS encoding 30S ribosomal protein S16, whose protein sequence is MSVKIRLQRHGKKGKPFYWVVAADARSKRDGKFLEKLGTYNPNTNPATIDLNIEKAAQWLHNGAQPTDTARAILSYKGALLKHHLDGGVRKGALTQEQADAKLAAWLEEKANKVDAKKAGLSKADADAKAKALKAEKEANEKRIAAQAEAAKAAEATEEVAEEVVEAAAEEAPAVEENNEETEA, encoded by the coding sequence ATGTCAGTAAAAATTAGATTACAAAGACACGGAAAAAAAGGGAAACCTTTTTATTGGGTTGTTGCAGCAGATGCAAGATCAAAAAGAGATGGTAAATTCTTAGAAAAATTAGGAACTTACAATCCAAACACTAACCCTGCAACTATCGATTTAAACATCGAGAAAGCTGCACAATGGTTACACAACGGTGCTCAGCCAACTGACACTGCAAGAGCAATTTTATCTTACAAAGGTGCTTTATTAAAACACCACTTAGATGGAGGAGTTCGTAAAGGTGCTTTAACTCAAGAGCAAGCAGATGCTAAATTAGCAGCTTGGTTAGAAGAAAAAGCAAACAAAGTTGATGCTAAAAAAGCTGGTTTGTCTAAAGCTGATGCTGATGCTAAAGCTAAAGCTTTAAAAGCTGAAAAAGAAGCAAACGAAAAACGTATTGCTGCTCAAGCTGAGGCTGCAAAAGCTGCTGAAGCTACAGAAGAAGTTGCTGAAGAAGTAGTTGAGGCTGCTGCTGAAGAAGCTCCTGCTGTTGAAGAAAACAACGAAGAAACAGAAGCTTAA
- a CDS encoding DUF6252 family protein: MKKIVSFFALALVFTSCQQDIQTNTPSFQAKQNDVYWRANDARVSVDASGAMTITAFTQFETITLETSSSLPGVYVLGTTNQNNYASYSNDTENFSDFYDTGLYTGPAYKVSGMLTRGSAYQANSAGAQTTGGTGSGLRVATQTTNGTVTAITVVARGVGYTPGDVVTIVGGNNNATFRVINIQQSNGEIEIEEVEGGLFTGKYKFNAVNENGDVITFSEGVFYKIPISTF, from the coding sequence ATGAAAAAAATAGTTTCTTTTTTCGCTCTTGCTTTGGTTTTTACATCTTGTCAACAAGATATTCAAACAAATACACCATCTTTTCAAGCGAAACAAAATGATGTATACTGGAGAGCAAATGATGCAAGAGTTTCTGTAGATGCAAGTGGCGCAATGACTATTACAGCATTTACTCAGTTTGAAACAATTACACTTGAAACATCTAGTTCTTTACCAGGTGTTTATGTGTTAGGAACAACAAATCAAAACAATTACGCTTCTTATTCAAACGATACTGAAAATTTTTCTGATTTCTATGATACAGGATTATATACAGGTCCTGCATACAAGGTTTCAGGTATGTTAACTAGAGGTTCTGCTTATCAGGCAAATTCTGCAGGTGCTCAAACTACGGGAGGAACTGGTTCTGGATTACGTGTTGCTACTCAAACAACTAATGGTACTGTAACAGCTATAACAGTTGTTGCAAGAGGAGTTGGTTACACTCCAGGAGATGTTGTTACTATTGTTGGCGGTAATAATAATGCAACTTTTAGAGTAATCAACATACAACAAAGTAACGGAGAAATTGAAATCGAAGAAGTTGAAGGAGGCTTGTTCACTGGTAAATATAAGTTTAATGCGGTGAATGAAAATGGAGATGTGATTACTTTTTCTGAAGGTGTATTTTATAAAATACCAATTTCTACATTCTAA
- the dnaE gene encoding DNA polymerase III subunit alpha: protein MYLIFDTETTGLPRSWSAPITDTDNWPRCIQIAWQLHDEMGNLIEHQDYLVKPEGFNIPYDAERIHGISTELAMEQGILLAEVLEKFNIALSKTKYIVGQNVGFDVNIMGCEFHRFNIGTDLTKMPVLDTCTETTAELLKLPGGRGGKFKLPTLTELHQYLFNQPFAEAHNATADVEATTRCFLELIKREVFTKEELDVTPEYFRRFRENNPGEIQLIGLKHINLKKASDEIRARLQKIQSEEEQATISDATKADLKDAAFAHLHNHTQFSVLQSTIAINDLVKASVKFKMPAVAMTDTGNMMGAFHFVSAVMNHNKAAEAKNKELVENGEEPTETVIKPIVGCEFNICDDHKDKTKKDNGYQVVLLAKNKKGYHNLAKMSSIAYTDGFYYVPRIDRNIVEKYKEDIIVLSGNLYGEIPSKILNVGESQAEEALIWWKEQFGTDFYLEVMRHKQEDENRVNQTLIAFAKKHNVKLVATNNTYYVNKEDANAHDILLCVKDGEKQATPIGRGRGYRYGLPNQEYYFKSGDEMKQLFADLPEAIINIQEIIDKTEPYSLYRDVLLPKFKIPDEFEVEEDKLDGGVRGENAYLRYLTMEGAKKRYGEITPDIQERLDFELLTISNSGYPGYFLIVQDFIAEARKMDVSVGPGRGSAAGSAVAYCLGITNIDPIKYDLLFERFLNPDRVSMPDIDIDFDDEGRGRVMDYVINKYGANQVAQIITYGKMATKSAIRDTARVLDLPLFEADRIAKLIPGMMPSKWNLARFLAEEEGEVKKALRSEEFDRVKELIEIANSEDLAGETIQQAKVLEGSMRNTGIHACGVIITPDDITNFVPVTTAKDSDLYVTQFDNSVAESAGLLKMDFLGLKTLTLIKDTVKLVKYRTGIELNPDEFPIDDVKTYELFQRGETVGIFQYESPGMQKYMKDLKPTVFADLIAMNALYRPGPLEYIPSFIRRKNGEEPITYDLDACEEYLGETYGITVYQEQVMLLSQKLANFSKGDADVLRKAMGKKQKDVLDKMKSKFIDQAKANGHDEQKLDKIWTDWEAFASYAFNKSHSTCYAWIAYQTAYLKAHYPAEYMAAVLSNNMNDIKQVSFFMEECKRMGLAVLGPDVNESYYKFTVNEDYAVRFGMGAIKGVGAGAVQTIIDNRKDGKYKSIFDLAKRIDLRAANKKAFENLALAGGFDGFTETHRAQYFHHEGDGITFLEKAMRYGAKFQENENSAQVSLFGDASEVQIAEPQVPPCEEWSTMEKLAKEKEVVGIYISGHPLDDYKFEMKYFCNTNLEGLKNLEQQVGKNLSFGGIVTNVQHRTAKNGKGWATFVVEGYDESFEFRIFDEEYLKFRHFLLQNQFAYFKITVKEGWVNRETGKKSDPRIQFTDVKMLADVLPTFAKKLVLQLAINDVKEGVISELNQIFTQHKGDHNVTFEVMELEKIKRMVEEKPVAMISTDTEDEMEENFDEMEEMDIAVPTEKEEIVVKTKLVMPSRKLKVKISSELLQELERMQLSFKLN, encoded by the coding sequence ATGTACTTAATTTTCGATACAGAAACCACAGGATTACCTCGTAGTTGGTCGGCACCCATAACTGATACCGATAACTGGCCTCGTTGTATTCAAATTGCATGGCAATTACACGATGAAATGGGGAATTTAATCGAACATCAAGATTATTTGGTAAAGCCAGAAGGTTTTAATATTCCTTATGATGCCGAGCGAATTCATGGTATATCCACTGAATTAGCGATGGAACAGGGAATTCTTTTAGCGGAAGTACTAGAGAAATTTAATATTGCACTATCAAAAACTAAATATATAGTTGGGCAAAACGTAGGTTTCGACGTGAATATAATGGGGTGCGAATTCCATCGTTTTAATATAGGAACTGATTTAACTAAAATGCCCGTTTTAGATACGTGTACTGAAACCACTGCAGAATTATTAAAATTACCCGGTGGTCGTGGTGGAAAATTCAAATTGCCAACACTTACCGAATTACATCAATATCTTTTTAATCAGCCTTTTGCAGAAGCCCACAATGCTACTGCCGACGTGGAAGCAACTACTCGTTGTTTTTTAGAGTTGATTAAAAGAGAAGTGTTTACCAAAGAAGAGTTAGATGTAACACCAGAATATTTCAGACGTTTTCGTGAAAATAATCCTGGCGAGATCCAGCTGATTGGTTTAAAACACATCAACCTCAAAAAAGCTTCGGATGAAATCAGAGCCCGTTTACAAAAAATCCAAAGCGAAGAAGAGCAAGCCACTATTTCAGATGCTACAAAAGCGGATTTAAAAGACGCTGCTTTTGCACATTTACACAATCATACACAGTTTTCAGTATTACAATCCACCATTGCGATTAATGATTTAGTAAAAGCTTCTGTAAAATTCAAAATGCCTGCAGTTGCCATGACCGATACAGGTAATATGATGGGAGCGTTTCATTTTGTGAGTGCAGTAATGAATCACAATAAAGCTGCTGAAGCTAAAAACAAAGAATTAGTCGAAAACGGAGAAGAACCAACAGAAACCGTAATCAAGCCTATTGTAGGATGCGAATTCAATATTTGTGACGACCATAAAGATAAGACTAAAAAGGATAATGGTTATCAAGTAGTTTTATTGGCAAAAAATAAAAAAGGCTATCACAATTTAGCCAAAATGTCCTCTATCGCTTATACCGATGGTTTCTATTATGTTCCTCGTATTGATAGAAATATCGTTGAAAAATACAAAGAAGACATCATTGTGCTGTCTGGAAATTTATATGGAGAAATTCCAAGTAAAATTCTAAATGTTGGAGAAAGTCAAGCCGAAGAAGCATTAATTTGGTGGAAAGAACAATTTGGGACTGATTTCTATTTGGAAGTCATGCGACACAAACAAGAAGATGAAAATCGTGTGAACCAAACATTGATAGCTTTCGCGAAAAAGCATAATGTGAAGTTAGTTGCGACCAACAATACCTATTACGTTAATAAAGAAGATGCCAATGCTCACGATATTTTATTGTGTGTAAAAGATGGTGAAAAACAAGCTACACCAATTGGTCGCGGACGTGGTTATCGTTATGGATTACCAAATCAAGAATATTATTTCAAATCGGGTGACGAAATGAAGCAACTTTTTGCCGATTTACCCGAAGCGATTATCAATATTCAAGAAATTATCGATAAAACCGAACCGTATTCTTTATATCGCGATGTATTACTTCCAAAATTCAAAATTCCTGATGAGTTTGAAGTAGAAGAAGACAAGTTAGATGGAGGTGTTCGTGGTGAAAATGCGTATTTACGTTATCTCACAATGGAAGGCGCCAAAAAACGCTATGGCGAAATCACACCAGATATTCAAGAGCGTTTGGATTTTGAATTACTTACGATTTCCAATTCAGGTTATCCGGGTTATTTCTTAATTGTACAAGATTTCATTGCCGAAGCTAGAAAAATGGACGTTTCCGTTGGGCCAGGCCGTGGTTCGGCTGCGGGTTCGGCTGTTGCGTATTGTTTAGGAATTACGAATATCGACCCAATTAAATACGATTTGCTTTTTGAGCGTTTCCTGAATCCTGATCGTGTTTCCATGCCCGATATCGATATCGACTTCGATGATGAAGGTCGTGGTCGTGTAATGGATTATGTAATCAATAAATACGGAGCAAACCAAGTAGCACAAATTATTACTTATGGTAAAATGGCTACGAAATCAGCGATTCGAGATACAGCTCGTGTATTGGATTTGCCCTTGTTTGAAGCCGATAGAATTGCGAAATTAATTCCAGGTATGATGCCATCAAAATGGAATTTAGCACGATTCTTAGCTGAAGAAGAAGGGGAAGTTAAAAAAGCATTACGTTCAGAAGAATTTGACCGAGTTAAAGAATTAATCGAAATTGCCAACTCTGAAGATTTAGCAGGAGAAACTATACAACAAGCAAAAGTGTTGGAAGGTTCGATGCGAAATACCGGAATTCACGCTTGTGGAGTAATTATTACGCCAGATGATATTACAAATTTCGTTCCGGTTACTACTGCAAAAGATTCGGATTTATATGTAACCCAATTTGACAACTCGGTAGCGGAAAGTGCTGGTTTGTTGAAGATGGACTTCTTGGGATTAAAAACCCTAACCTTAATTAAAGATACCGTAAAATTGGTAAAATATCGCACAGGAATCGAATTAAATCCTGACGAATTCCCAATTGATGATGTTAAAACATACGAGTTGTTCCAAAGAGGTGAAACGGTAGGTATTTTCCAATACGAATCGCCTGGAATGCAGAAATATATGAAGGACTTAAAACCAACAGTTTTTGCCGATTTAATTGCCATGAATGCATTATATCGACCTGGACCGTTGGAGTATATTCCGTCGTTCATTCGTAGAAAAAATGGAGAAGAGCCTATTACTTACGATTTAGATGCTTGCGAAGAATATTTAGGGGAAACCTACGGAATTACCGTTTACCAAGAGCAGGTGATGCTTCTGTCGCAAAAATTGGCAAATTTCTCTAAAGGTGATGCCGATGTACTTCGTAAAGCGATGGGTAAAAAGCAGAAAGATGTCTTGGATAAAATGAAATCTAAGTTCATCGATCAAGCGAAAGCCAATGGACATGACGAACAAAAATTAGATAAAATTTGGACCGACTGGGAAGCGTTTGCGAGTTATGCCTTCAATAAATCGCACTCTACTTGTTATGCTTGGATTGCCTACCAAACAGCATATTTAAAAGCGCATTATCCAGCGGAATACATGGCTGCGGTACTTTCAAATAACATGAACGATATCAAACAAGTGTCGTTCTTTATGGAAGAATGTAAACGCATGGGATTAGCTGTTTTGGGTCCAGATGTGAATGAATCGTATTATAAATTTACGGTTAATGAAGATTATGCGGTTCGTTTCGGAATGGGAGCAATCAAAGGCGTTGGAGCAGGAGCCGTTCAAACCATAATTGATAACCGTAAAGACGGAAAATACAAATCTATTTTTGATTTAGCCAAACGAATTGATTTGCGTGCGGCTAATAAAAAAGCGTTTGAAAACTTAGCATTAGCAGGCGGTTTCGATGGTTTTACTGAAACCCATCGAGCGCAATATTTTCATCATGAAGGTGACGGAATTACTTTTTTGGAAAAAGCCATGCGTTATGGAGCTAAGTTTCAAGAAAATGAAAATTCGGCTCAAGTGAGTTTGTTTGGTGATGCTTCAGAAGTGCAAATCGCTGAACCACAAGTGCCACCATGTGAAGAATGGAGCACGATGGAAAAGTTGGCCAAAGAAAAAGAAGTAGTAGGTATTTACATTTCGGGTCATCCTTTAGATGATTATAAATTTGAAATGAAATATTTCTGTAATACCAATTTAGAAGGTTTGAAAAACTTAGAACAACAAGTTGGAAAAAACCTTTCTTTTGGTGGGATTGTAACGAATGTACAACATCGAACGGCTAAAAACGGAAAAGGTTGGGCGACATTTGTAGTGGAAGGTTATGATGAAAGTTTTGAATTCCGAATTTTTGATGAAGAGTATTTAAAGTTCCGTCATTTCTTACTGCAAAATCAGTTTGCCTATTTTAAAATTACGGTGAAAGAAGGTTGGGTTAACCGTGAAACCGGAAAAAAATCCGATCCAAGAATTCAGTTTACAGATGTGAAAATGTTAGCGGATGTGTTGCCAACATTCGCCAAAAAACTCGTACTTCAATTAGCGATTAATGATGTTAAAGAAGGAGTGATTTCGGAATTAAATCAAATTTTTACCCAACACAAAGGCGATCATAATGTGACTTTTGAAGTAATGGAGTTGGAAAAAATCAAACGAATGGTAGAAGAAAAACCAGTAGCGATGATTTCGACCGATACCGAAGATGAAATGGAAGAGAATTTTGATGAAATGGAAGAAATGGATATCGCTGTACCAACAGAAAAAGAAGAAATTGTAGTAAAAACTAAGTTGGTGATGCCAAGTAGAAAGTTAAAGGTTAAAATTTCATCGGAACTACTACAAGAATTAGAACGAATGCAGTTGAGTTTCAAGTTAAATTAA
- the trxA gene encoding thioredoxin yields MALAITDATFEEVVLKSDKPVVVDFWAAWCGPCRMVGPVIDEISSEYEGKAVVGKVDVDANQEFAAKYGVRNIPTVLVFQNGEVVGRQVGVAPKKTYTDAIDALL; encoded by the coding sequence ATGGCATTAGCAATCACAGATGCTACTTTTGAGGAAGTAGTTTTAAAATCAGATAAACCAGTAGTAGTAGATTTTTGGGCAGCTTGGTGTGGTCCATGTAGAATGGTTGGTCCGGTTATCGACGAAATTTCTTCAGAATATGAAGGAAAAGCAGTAGTTGGTAAAGTTGACGTAGATGCAAACCAAGAATTTGCCGCAAAATACGGAGTTCGTAACATTCCTACAGTATTAGTATTCCAAAACGGAGAAGTTGTTGGAAGACAAGTTGGAGTTGCTCCTAAAAAGACTTATACTGATGCAATTGACGCATTATTATAA